Proteins encoded in a region of the Haloarcula sp. CBA1129 genome:
- the sucC gene encoding ADP-forming succinate--CoA ligase subunit beta, whose amino-acid sequence MRLHEYQAKQVFADAGIPTPASQLAETVDEAVDAAEEIGYPVAIKAQVHVGGRGKAGGIKLVESKEEAREAAEDIIGMDLKGYHVSKVLVEEAVDFVNELYVGVTMDRNEGRPVAMVSTKGGVNIEEVAEEDPDAIAREHIDPAFGMHPFQARKVVYEAGVDREVANDVASVLTTLYQLWDDRDGADTEINPLMITSDDEVIAADAVMNIDGDALFRQPEIAEMGEEAAEGDELEQKADEYGFDYVRLDGNVGIIGNGAGLVMTTLDLVDYYGGEPANFLDVGGGAKADRIANALDMVFSDDNVDSVVFNIFGGITRGDEVANGINQALEQFDEIPKPVTVRLAGTNAEEGMEILNEDLVTVEHTLEDAVQRAVEYAKEVEA is encoded by the coding sequence ATGCGCTTGCACGAATACCAGGCGAAGCAAGTCTTCGCTGACGCGGGCATCCCGACGCCCGCCTCGCAGCTGGCCGAGACAGTAGATGAGGCCGTCGACGCGGCCGAGGAAATCGGATATCCGGTCGCCATCAAGGCACAGGTACACGTTGGCGGCCGCGGCAAGGCCGGCGGCATCAAGCTCGTCGAGTCCAAGGAGGAAGCTCGCGAGGCCGCCGAGGACATCATCGGGATGGACCTCAAGGGCTACCACGTCTCGAAAGTGCTCGTCGAGGAAGCCGTCGACTTCGTCAACGAGCTGTACGTCGGCGTGACGATGGACCGCAACGAGGGCCGGCCCGTCGCGATGGTCTCGACGAAAGGCGGCGTCAACATCGAGGAGGTCGCCGAGGAGGACCCCGACGCCATCGCTCGCGAGCACATCGACCCCGCGTTCGGAATGCACCCGTTCCAAGCCCGGAAAGTCGTCTACGAAGCCGGTGTCGACCGCGAGGTCGCAAACGACGTTGCGAGCGTCCTCACGACGCTGTACCAGCTCTGGGACGACCGCGACGGTGCCGACACGGAAATCAACCCGCTGATGATCACGAGCGACGACGAAGTCATCGCGGCCGACGCCGTCATGAACATCGACGGCGACGCCCTGTTCCGCCAGCCGGAAATCGCGGAGATGGGCGAAGAGGCCGCGGAGGGCGACGAACTCGAACAGAAGGCCGACGAGTACGGCTTCGACTACGTCCGACTGGACGGTAACGTCGGCATCATCGGCAACGGTGCGGGCCTCGTGATGACGACGCTGGACCTCGTGGACTACTACGGCGGCGAGCCCGCTAACTTCCTCGACGTCGGTGGCGGCGCGAAGGCCGACCGCATCGCCAACGCGCTCGATATGGTGTTCTCCGACGACAACGTCGATTCGGTCGTGTTCAACATCTTCGGCGGCATCACCCGCGGCGACGAGGTCGCCAACGGCATCAATCAAGCGCTGGAGCAGTTCGACGAGATTCCGAAACCGGTCACTGTCCGACTTGCAGGGACCAACGCCGAGGAAGGGATGGAAATCCTGAACGAAGATCTGGTCACGGTTGAGCACACGCTGGAGGACGCCGTCCAGCGTGCGGTCGAGTACGCAAAGGAGGTGGAAGCA
- a CDS encoding NAD-dependent protein deacylase, whose product MADDRHGTDDVADETLDAVAEALRTAETAVALTGAGVSTASGIPSFRGDDGIWERHDPADFHRRRLDADPAGFWEDRLSLREAIYGDLDPEPNAAHEALAALESAGQLDAVLTQNIDGLHHAAGTDRVIELHGTHQRVVCDDCGHRRDAEAVFEQAAEGGDLPPRCECGGVYRPDVVLFGEPMPDVAMDEAQRLARDSDVFLAAGSSLSVQPASLLPKIAAEAGSTLVVVNYEETPRDASAAHVIRADVTAVLPAVLERI is encoded by the coding sequence ATGGCCGACGACAGGCACGGGACCGATGATGTCGCCGACGAGACGCTCGATGCTGTGGCCGAGGCGCTTCGTACCGCCGAAACCGCTGTCGCGCTCACTGGGGCGGGTGTCTCGACGGCGTCGGGTATCCCGTCCTTTCGCGGCGACGACGGCATCTGGGAGCGTCACGACCCCGCCGACTTCCACCGCCGCCGGCTCGACGCCGACCCGGCGGGCTTCTGGGAAGACCGACTCTCGCTTCGGGAGGCCATCTACGGCGACCTAGACCCCGAACCCAACGCCGCACACGAGGCGTTGGCGGCGCTTGAATCCGCGGGCCAGCTCGACGCTGTGCTCACGCAGAACATCGACGGGCTGCACCACGCCGCTGGGACAGACAGGGTCATCGAGCTGCACGGGACCCACCAGCGCGTGGTCTGTGACGACTGCGGCCACCGCCGGGACGCCGAAGCGGTGTTCGAGCAGGCCGCCGAGGGCGGCGACCTGCCGCCGCGCTGTGAGTGTGGCGGCGTTTACCGACCCGACGTGGTCCTGTTCGGCGAACCCATGCCCGACGTGGCGATGGACGAGGCCCAGCGCCTCGCCCGCGATAGCGACGTGTTTCTGGCAGCAGGGTCGTCGCTGTCGGTCCAGCCGGCGTCGCTCCTCCCGAAGATAGCGGCGGAAGCGGGCAGCACGCTGGTCGTGGTAAACTACGAGGAGACGCCGCGTGACGCGAGTGCGGCGCATGTGATTCGTGCCGATGTCACGGCGGTTCTCCCGGCGGTTCTCGAACGGATATAG
- a CDS encoding DUF5793 family protein: MRRDYFTVDIQASATDNDDPTIAIVYDGPTGELRERLSKVDDGTLDGEEIDVTFRRQPETDGVLSLTNRLTGEYVFEAAAPTADIDALVSTADAQEDPQFTVRLTDGEGESRTYELGTLLVYDHDGDLLRSQSLIPGSVEL, translated from the coding sequence ATGAGGCGTGATTACTTCACCGTCGATATCCAGGCTTCGGCCACCGACAACGACGACCCGACGATCGCGATTGTGTACGATGGGCCGACAGGAGAGCTCCGCGAGCGCCTCAGCAAAGTAGACGACGGCACACTCGATGGCGAAGAGATCGACGTGACCTTTCGCCGCCAGCCCGAGACCGACGGCGTGCTCTCGCTGACGAACCGTCTCACCGGTGAGTACGTCTTCGAGGCGGCAGCGCCGACAGCGGACATCGACGCGCTCGTCTCCACGGCGGACGCACAAGAAGACCCACAGTTTACAGTCCGCCTCACCGACGGCGAAGGCGAGTCACGGACTTACGAGCTGGGGACGCTGCTCGTCTACGACCACGACGGGGACCTCCTGCGCAGCCAGAGCCTGATCCCCGGCAGCGTCGAGCTGTAG
- a CDS encoding TIGR04206 family protein, whose protein sequence is MAWVKSEYAGEFAVLATWLVGLAPWSVSLFEIEGLTVIGLRFLPFRFQFIFGATLPGEQPFLWAWQVAAFQESDPLALAGTLGFTALVVFLLPLGLSLYYYAAEERLEASLPVDPVRLFGGLLGLVGVLTLAASGLFVTSFPGITVPVGTLVALVFAYLLLTVDRT, encoded by the coding sequence ATGGCCTGGGTGAAGTCAGAATACGCGGGCGAGTTCGCGGTGCTTGCGACGTGGCTCGTTGGACTTGCCCCGTGGTCGGTGTCGCTGTTCGAGATTGAGGGGCTGACTGTCATCGGGCTCCGCTTTCTCCCCTTCCGGTTCCAGTTCATCTTCGGTGCGACGCTCCCCGGAGAGCAGCCGTTTCTCTGGGCTTGGCAGGTCGCCGCGTTTCAGGAGTCAGACCCGCTTGCCCTCGCCGGAACGCTCGGGTTCACCGCCCTAGTCGTTTTCTTGCTCCCGCTCGGACTCAGTCTCTACTATTATGCCGCTGAGGAGCGCCTCGAAGCGTCCCTTCCTGTCGACCCGGTCCGGCTGTTCGGCGGGCTGCTCGGCCTCGTCGGCGTCCTCACGCTCGCGGCAAGCGGGCTGTTCGTCACGTCCTTTCCCGGCATCACGGTCCCTGTCGGCACGCTCGTCGCGCTTGTCTTTGCCTATCTCTTGCTTACCGTCGACCGGACGTGA